A region of Nostoc sp. 'Peltigera membranacea cyanobiont' N6 DNA encodes the following proteins:
- a CDS encoding cytochrome c oxidase subunit 3, whose protein sequence is MQSQTIDPAKTELNHHHAAEASVGHHEEHPDHRLFGLYVFLIAEGMIFMGLFGAYLAFRATLPVWPPAGTPELELLLPGVNTINLISSSFVMHNADTAIKKNDPRGARIWLAITALMGATFLVGQVYEYTHLEFGLTTNLFASAFYVLTGFHGLHVTIGVLAIVAVLWRSRTPGHYSNEKHFGIEAAEIYWHFVDVIWIILFGLLYLL, encoded by the coding sequence ATGCAAAGTCAAACTATTGACCCAGCTAAAACCGAACTCAATCATCATCACGCGGCGGAAGCGTCCGTTGGCCATCATGAAGAACATCCAGACCATCGCCTGTTTGGGCTATATGTCTTCCTGATTGCTGAAGGGATGATTTTTATGGGGCTGTTCGGAGCTTACTTGGCTTTCCGTGCTACCTTACCTGTGTGGCCGCCAGCAGGGACTCCAGAATTAGAACTATTGCTACCTGGAGTCAACACCATCAATCTAATTTCTAGTAGTTTTGTCATGCACAATGCTGATACTGCTATTAAAAAGAACGATCCGCGGGGTGCGCGAATCTGGTTAGCAATTACCGCTCTCATGGGCGCTACTTTCTTAGTGGGTCAAGTATATGAATATACCCATTTAGAATTTGGTTTAACTACCAATTTATTTGCTAGTGCATTTTACGTTTTGACTGGTTTCCACGGATTGCACGTTACCATCGGCGTTTTGGCAATTGTTGCTGTGTTGTGGCGATCGCGCACTCCGGGTCACTACAGTAACGAAAAGCACTTTGGCATTGAAGCAGCCGAAATCTACTGGCACTTCGTTGACGTGATTTGGATTATTTTGTTCGGATTACTGTATCTACTGTGA